The genomic stretch GTGAGTATGACAATCGTGAAAGTGGCGAGGAGGCGGTAgtggtttttaaccgttgttatagcctgtatctgtagtagtggaaaTTGAGGAGTATATTTTTAACATAATGTAGTGTGCCAAAAATATTTGACATTTCCATAGAAAAACAAAAAGTTGGACGGACTTTAGCCATGTATCACCACCGTTTATGGTGAATAATGGATCGTCAATCGTCATTAGTACATTTTACTCAGATCATCTACTCTTAATTGTCATCCTCATAAAAAAATTTACTCAGATCATCTACTCTTAATTGTCATCCTCATAAAAAAAACTCAATATACAAAACATTCTAAAAAGATAATGTATGGTTGATACTTGATAGTGTTGATTctctaaaaaaagaaagaaatatttgtgattgataatgttgccattttttatggTTTCGAATCCCAAATATATCATTGACATGAAGCAAATTTAAAAAGTGGACTTTTGAGAGGATGTTTTGAATTAGGTGAGTACTTTGTAATGGGGAAAATATAATCAATCAATCAGTAGTGTATTAAAAACGTTGTAGTTTATAAGGCAAGTTTATACACccaataaaaattcaaaaattttatgaTCATGACATGTGGCAGAAGCCATCTGCATATGATATGTGGCAAATGGTTtctactttaatataatatatgatatgatatgatggtATAACTAGTTTAGACCTCGTGCATATAATGCACGGTATTTaaagtttaatatttttatatataaaattatttatataatattgataccttataattgtttacatttgtcatCATTATATTTTGCTTGGATAAATAAAAGTTAGAATTGAAAATTAGCTAAGAGAATTGAGTCATGAGTTGAAATATATTCtgatgaaaatatttttatagCATAAACTAATGAGTCTCAATTtatatttttgtttttcaattttctttgtcacgaaagtaataacaacggtcgTTTTAAAGATTaataaaagatttagcaatttttatagttttatatcaaattttttattttaattaaaataatatagtttagagtttaatgaaaataatataatttgatgaaaagattaattttaatgaaaagattaattttaatgaaaatataataaatgaattaaattgtaattgttagtttccttatttagtgaatggaCATAAGTATagcagttcatagactatacatctgaggtagtacctcttattgtttattttctgagttttattttaaagtttttgagttctgctttagtataaagtttttgagcacattacctaaaacattacactaaaaaaatataatattgctcaaaaactatatttataaatggtaatatgctcagaaaaaatgtgtatatgctcaaaaactacaaggtctgaggtactacctcagatgcgtaatcctttttctctaaGTATAGTTAGTTTCCTTTTTTGAGAATATGATTTTTTGGCGGAAAATGATAGaattcgcctattcatttagtaaatagatgATTCTTTCCTTAAATGGCTCATTTACCAACTTAATAACCGGTTTGTTCAATTCGGTTCAGGACCAATTCAAATATCGAAATAACCTAATTTACTAGACCGTGGACTGACAAAATAAATTGTAGTTTGGCCTAATCATGAGGTCTACCTTGTATATCCAAATCGTTTTGGAGATTACTATGCATGTTTAGTATACTTTACAAAGGAAGGAAATCATAAGCAATATTATGAGGTAAGATTCATAtcatattttaccatttataactCCATCGTTATTATTATAAAAGTATACTTAGTCCACAACCATATGAAAAGTAGGTTAAATTATTTTTCTAAAAACCTATTCTCACATtgtgaaaaataaaaaattcatAGAAAATTACAATCATGAACAAGGTTTCTCTCATCTTCTTCATTATTATGTCCTTTGTTTTGCTCCACGGTATGTAGCTTTTTTATCTAAAAGATATTTCCTATAtcaaatgtattttaaaatttCTCGTTGTTATATATAGCTATGTTTTTCAActctaatttgttttttttttattaaaacacGAGCAGAAGTGTAGCATATGAGTATGGTTGCATTAGACCGGACACTCGGTTCAACTTCCGAAATGTAACAAGATAACGTGCGTGCAATATTGTGCTGCAAATTCCCCTGGAGGATGGGAAAACGGTACTTGCCTTGATGATCATGCTTGTTGTTGTCAAACTGGGCCCATTCCTCCTGTTAATGAGCCCactcattaatattattatttatcaATAAATATCTAAATATATTTTACTTTGTGCAATGTTTATTTCTGAATAATTTTCCTTTCTTGGAATGTTATCAATTTTGATCTTTGTGGGTTATGGGCTTGAATCTTCTTATATTTAATTCGAGCAATGGTGACACAATAATATCGACATTTGGTATTAATCTTGACATTTGGTATTACGGGTAGATAATTGATCGAAACGACCTTCACATAAAACAATTGTTCAGGACATAATTTACATTGTAATCACACACCTATTATAACTTTAAAAAACCGATATTCTATTACCATAACTCCCCTTAACTCGTAATGTATTGAGTAGAAGTAAAAGGAGTAACAAATGCGAGAGTAATGTAATATCGCCTATATCatctttgtttcttttttttccgGAAGCAATCTAAAGCATAATTCTTCAAATCTAACCTGCAACGTTACAAAACCAAACGAAAATTCATAGTAGTTAATTATTAATCAGTTTCTCCATCAATTATTACTAACAACAACGAAAACCATGAACtatagattaattaatttgaaataAACTCACCATTTTTATCGGCGAAGATCCAAAActatagttttattttattttattttggtctaaaccatccggtaatccgaaccacattgggccgactaatccggatttcggggcgtgtccaaggattacgatATTTAAACCcttcccaatcgcagttgtgggggatcgatccgcagacctccctaccaagcgcagccccatgctaccactgcgccaaccaacgattggtaaaACTATAGTTTTATGACAAGGGCTAGGATCAACACCGCAAGAGTGAGACACATTCTATCAATGTGTCCTTTGCCAACGCCTGTAATGTACTCCGTATAAGTTAATGCTAGTATTGACGAAGTGGATCAACCCATAGCCGACAACGGTGGCGACAAGGAGGGATTAAATTTGAATCCTCCATTGTTGGTAATTGGTTACGTCGAATTTCTAAGTACAAGTATACTGATACATGATTATAGGAGAGTGTGTATATTGGGAAAAGAAATCCTAACCTGAAAAATCAAAAGCCTGTAACGAATAGGGCGGAAGCGAAACATTGAAGGAATATCCACTTCCCTTAAAGGGGGTTGTGACGGGATATACCTGCATCGGAAAATTTATGGCTGGTTCTGGTAAGGCTGATATAGTTGAGTACATGATGTAAGTaaactaagggtgtgtttggattgaagaatttggagggaaaagaaagagagggagagtaggagatttaaaatcccttgtttggatagcaaaagtggagggaaagggaagggaggggaatggaggggagggaaagggagagaagggaaagggagggagaatggagaggtggagttttccctccaaatcttgcctatgttgGAGGGGAAACATTTTGGCttggagaaaggaaatggagggatccattatcccttccctccaaatccctccacccctattttgctatccaaacaatggATATTGCCTCCTTCCAAATCCCTCCCTTCCCTTTCCTTCTAAATCCctctatccaaacaaggcctaagTGAATAGATTACATACCTTAGTGGGATCTTGAAAGGTATTTTCATCGAACGCGTTTGACGACGTAAGGATGGTCTTTGTCAAGCCACTAAGTGGCTTGGATCCTTGGTGATCGTCAAACGTTATGGTGAAATTGGCTGTGGAGTTGCCGAAATTCACTACCTGCACCATAGCAATTCAGAATAATCAATAGGAACCATAATATACTATAGAGGTTTCAAGTTGTCAATGCTCTTCTTTTTACTTAGTTTAACAATTAATGTACTATAGCTTCCGTTTTATTATTAAGGATCCATGTCATGTAAAAACAGAATACTAGCTACAAACCTTGACAGTTATGTAGTTCTGGTTATCGGCCCCCTTCCAACTGATTACAGATGCAACAACAAGTGTATCGTTGCTCTGTAAAGTGGAAGAGATGAGCGATGCTCCACTTGACCGGATAAAGAAATGTTGCATCCAGTAACTAGGAGTGCCATAAACAGTAGATGAACTGATGACTATTGCATCTGGATTCCACCTAAAATATAATTGACAAGTTTTACGAATTAAAGATACAAGAAATCTTATAACATTAAAAGATCAAATTCAAGTTTAGGATTCATCCAAGGGAAGGGCATCTTAGCTGATCATTAATGAAAATAACAAGCAAGGAAAGATAGATAGATGCATACTTCCTATCATTAGTATTAACTAAGAGCGGAGCGTAGCAAGCCATTGCAACAACATCACTGCaaacaaagaaaaataaaaactccaatTTGTGAGGAGCCAGCCCTAGTACTAGTACTAGTACTGCATAAATCCACAGAAAGTCAACGAATGTCAAGGTCGTTTATTTTGGTACCTATTTTTCTCTATTCCCATAAGGAAAGCCGCTTCTGCTAGTGCGCTGCGTAGATTTCCCAGCCCTGCATCAGTAGTCACGGCATACTCGCTAACAAAAACCTGTGGAAAAGGGCAAAAAGAGTTGGAAAGTATCAACAAAATATCAACAAAGAATATATAATTAAACATACCTTTGCCCCACCACGTGGCGTGGAATCGAAATGATGTTGATGAGCGAACATGTCGGACGCATTCGTATATATCTGATGGGCACAAGCCATAAGACAAAATGTCAGTTTAATTATATCGAATGCGAAAACTGTTTTAATTAAGCACTCTGAATAGAGAGATACAAAAACCAATTTGGATAATGAAAAACTTACATGATAGTCAAATATGTCCGCTGGATGATGCAATGCAACTCTGCTGCCATCGCAGTTAGATATAGCTTGTATATCTGGATAAGACTGTTTCAGGGCTTTATAAAGCTTCAAGTAATTTCCTGTTTAACAAATTACAGTGTGAGATTCATAAAGTAAGCTATGATTATATAACTAAACTGTGCATCTTGAATGTATATATACCATTGTAAAACGGAAAGTCACAATCTTCATTTCCAATTGCCACGTATCGCAATTGGAAAGGCTGTGGGTGACCCATTCTAGCTCGTACAGAACCCCAGGCAGAAGACGCATCACCCCTGGCAAACTCGATGCCATCCAACATGTCCTGAAACCCGGCCAATTAGCAGTTGAGCCATGAATAAAGAAAGGTAGGAAAAAGTTCCGATCTGTTTCAAATAAATTTTCAAAACTAAAGTACCCGGACATATTGTTGAATATCTGAATTATTAGCATGCTCTTGACGGCTGATGCCTGCATATGACCAAGACTAGTAAACTACTTTAATTTGAGCATGAGAATACCAATGTTGTCGAAAGAGCGAATAAAAAAAATAACTTACCACAGTTAACAACCCAAACTGGTTCACTGTGAAGGTCTTGAGCCAGCTTCAAGAGAAAAATAGCAGCATTATCATGAAATTGTGCATCATTGTTTAGAATAATATCAAAGGAAAAATAAAGGGGGGATTGACATTGACTGATTGACCTACCAAAAGTTGCTCAAAGAAGCCTAGACCGTCGTCTGTCCAATAATTCCAGACATCTCCAAAATGTCCTGGTCTTTCCTCCCACGGCCCAACCGTTTTCTTCCACTGGAAAGAATTACTCAGCTTTACCCCTTCAACAAAAGTACCacctgaaatgaaatgaa from Silene latifolia isolate original U9 population chromosome 2, ASM4854445v1, whole genome shotgun sequence encodes the following:
- the LOC141627936 gene encoding alpha-L-arabinofuranosidase 1-like, whose amino-acid sequence is MLLVVFFLVAAFLAATPVETTSCLRINRSQLRMKIPKTMFGVFFEEINHAGSGGLWAELVSNRGFEAGGIHSSSSDILPWGVIGNESEILVSTDLSSPFEQNRVALRVEVLRDSQVGVGVYNPGFWGMNIEKGRQYKVIFYLRSLERVDVSVSFTTSNGTLLASTHVSPSRFLNWTRMEVVLTPKSSNSNSRLQFTTNQKGLLWFDQISAMPADTYKGHGFRIDVFQMIADLRPAFMRFPGGTFVEGVKLSNSFQWKKTVGPWEERPGHFGDVWNYWTDDGLGFFEQLLLAQDLHSEPVWVVNCGISRQEHANNSDIQQYVRDMLDGIEFARGDASSAWGSVRARMGHPQPFQLRYVAIGNEDCDFPFYNGNYLKLYKALKQSYPDIQAISNCDGSRVALHHPADIFDYHIYTNASDMFAHQHHFDSTPRGGAKVFVSEYAVTTDAGLGNLRSALAEAAFLMGIEKNSDVVAMACYAPLLVNTNDRKWNPDAIVISSSTVYGTPSYWMQHFFIRSSGASLISSTLQSNDTLVVASVISWKGADNQNYITVKVVNFGNSTANFTITFDDHQGSKPLSGLTKTILTSSNAFDENTFQDPTKVYPVTTPFKGSGYSFNVSLPPYSLQAFDFSGVGKGHIDRMCLTLAVLILALVIKL